A DNA window from Onychostoma macrolepis isolate SWU-2019 chromosome 13, ASM1243209v1, whole genome shotgun sequence contains the following coding sequences:
- the dlg5a gene encoding disks large homolog 5a isoform X2, with protein sequence MEPKHKELLHQYHQNLLESITDADRLIELLSKSGSLSEQEAFELDQNCSSSAEKVDQLLKMLMNKQSDHFLELCVALEKTYPHLYSALFANGGGPADHSGSTYSVLSTMPSDSESSSSLSSVASSPPPALSDTRPASENLDTILFQLRQVTRERDELRKRLALASPGTTFDDCRPNSKPGHDYERLKTQCMKAMADLQSLQNQHTKTLKRCEEAVKEADYYHIQHSRLLSEQSQLKEEMEVLKRENTKLVREHNHLKQSCEELRRLHSEDQREVADMRLQQQQVIRENGSSEVLNKLYDTAMDKLEGVKKEYDVLSKRYSEKVASHNTDLSRLEQVEEENRRLQKQIDALLKQRDTAIQYQQQWSTSMRRFDSVQQELNKASAQNKELQREMERLQSEVTRYKNFQLKAVKDAEKYKEERDSVFNEYRLIMSERDQVIKEVDKLQTELETAEARLKNTSSERMVASEELEALRQELNSSLVDRDRAICERNELLEKYCHEVKDKAEAQKELSQACKDIETVREERDVARKERTEAIIQRDQLLREYYQARQKQDSATLDMERANKEIDVLRKQCEAMSQELKEAVQEAEVAKCRRDWAFQERDKIVAERESIRTLCDNLRRERDRAVSDLADALRNLDDMRKQRNDAARELKELKERMESQLEKEARFCQLMAHSSHDSAIDTDSLEWETEVVEFEKDRDDMDLKAMGFDIAEGVNDPYLPGDCGIFVTRVDKGSIADGRLRVNDWLLKINDVDLTNKDRKQVIKAVLNGGGLINMVVRRRKSLGGRLVTPVHINLIGHKDAGITLEGGVYMAAIAPGSPAAREGSLTIGDRLIAINGIALDNKSLSECEALLRGGRDSLALSLMKFFPQSTSGQNIFESLREAEKSNGRIHLSDIHSRNSRNLKHNSSTQTDIYSGDTGGERRKTRTDLEESGYSERKVFPISTLHPNSLRPASELGPVRYSGSAFQEVCYTRSESVGPECVTLDSSLEKQHSGGTWPKMVVGVAMTSDSPAQLSIYRSPKQRKPIEADTFKRPDTPSKTDYHSPQPLKADSAPTPPTPPTRSDSFKFKHKHQGSSTSESTITAMSVHEPKQEDRNGNLYFTEAGHEGKVLSSRKSCEEDIGRMRPEEPEVKRPRPKSAPALRRRMTPQTIPLQSFQSYSNDGDFVEQREMLRSSPNRPHRHSVGFVPTAYNGTLPPNSAHRGLAPCSAVTAVMKNPVYMVRSHRVHTNNCPTVVNQINQQHTHPSPQHQGHLSLDLSQKRSTDYSDSSRSSRASHGTNSLPSSARLGSSNNLQYRTERIKIPSTPRYPRSMLGSERGSLSHSECSSPSLITPPLSPLNLETSSFASSQSQSSISTLPRISVSPVPTGERRKDRSLYRNRSFLRIPLAARPRFSSLRSLRPYLEEPRNVIVHKGAEPLGISIVSGENGGIFVSKVTGGSIAHQAGLEYGDQLLEYNGINLRNATEQQARLIIGQQCDTITIMAQYNPHMYQLGNHSRSSSRLEPVSTQSTPQGSGAATPDNHSTIDTLSEQDEGTLTPSSKQTTPTTSPNCFIRMSSESSKKVPEPRLVTVRKTQGELGIQLCGGNLRGIFVERLEEDSPARGVDGLVPGDMILEYGTVSMKNKTVEEAYLEMLKPAETVTFRVQHRLDEFNQVKDTPGDGFYIRALYDRLAETELDLSFKKDDILYVDDTLPNGNFGTWMAWQLDENAQKIQRGQIPSKYMMDQEFYRRHSMTELKDETGSSKTLSAAARRSFFRRKQKHKRSSSKDGKDVVALDAISTDSIPFLDDFVSLAYQRVQKIDCTSPRPVLILGPLVDPVKDMLVKESPEKFSRCVLEVMKASQQAIERGVKDFLFIDYKRRSGHFDVTTVASIKEITDKDCHCLLDIAPHAIERLHSVHIYPIVIFIRYKNAKQIKEQKDPVYLRDKVSQKHSKEQFEIAQKIEQEYSKFFTGIVQGGTFPYICTQIVTIVDQEQSKVLWTPLGSP encoded by the exons CCTCATCACCTCCACCTGCGCTCAGTGACACCCGGCCGGCCAGCGAGAACCTGGACACCATCCTGTTCCAGCTGAGGCAAGTCACCAGGGAGCGGGACGAACTTCGCAAGCGCTTGGCTCTCGCCTCACCTGGCACCACGTTTGATGACTGCAG GCCAAATTCCAAACCTGGCCATGACTACGAGCGTCTGAAAACGCAGTGCATGAAGGCCATGGCAGACCTGCAGTCCTTGCAGAACCAGCACACCAAGACTCTGAAGAGGTGCGAGGAGGCCGTGAAGGAGGCGGACTACTACCA CATACAGCATAGCCGCCTCCTGAGCGAACAGTCTCAGCTTAAGGAGGAAATGGAGGTTTTGAAGAGAGAGAACACCAAGCTGGTTCGGGAACACAACCACCTGAAACAGAGCTGTGAGGAGCTCAGGAGACTCCACTCTGAAGATCAGAGAGAGGTGGCCGACATGAGACTACAGCAACAACAG GTAATCAGGGAGAACGGGTCATCAGAGGTTTTGAACAAGCTCTACGATACAGCGATGGATAAGCTAGAGGGGGTGAAGAAGGAATACGACGTCTTGAGCAAACGCTACAGTGAGAAGGTGGCCAGTCACAACACGGATCTGAGTCGCCTGGAGCAAGTGGAGGAGGAGAACAGGCGCTTGCAAAAACAAATAGATGCTCTGCTTAAACAGCGCGACACGGCCATCCAGTACCAACAGCAGTGGTCTACATCTATGAGACG GTTTGACTCGGTGCAGCAGGAGCTGAATAAAGCCTCAGCCCAGAACAAGGAGCTgcagagagagatggagagactCCAGTCGGAGGTGACGCGCTACAAGAACTTCCAGCTGAAGGCAGTCAAGGATGCAGAGAAATACAAGGAGGAGCGGGATTCTGTGTTTAATGAATACAGGCTGATCATGAGCGAGAGGGACCAGGTCATTAAAGAGGTGGACAAGCTGCAGACGGAGCTGGAGACGGCGGAGGCCCGGCTGAAAAACACTTCCTCTGAGAGAATGGTGGCCAGTGAGGAGCTGGAAGCTCTCAGACAG GAGCTAAATTCATCGCTGGTGGATCGAGACCGTGCCATCTGTGAGAGAAACGAGCTGCTGGAAAAATACTGCCATGAAGTGAAGGACAAAGCGGAGGCCCAGAAAGAGCTGAGTCAGGCCTGTAAAGACATCGAGACTGTGCGGGAGGAAAGAGATGTGGCCAGGAAAGAGAGAACAGAAGCCATCATCCAGAGAGACCAGTTACTGCGGGAATACTACCAGGCCAGACAG AAACAAGACTCGGCCACGCTGGACATGGAGCGTGCCAATAAGGAGATTGACGTGTTGAGGAAACAGTGTGAGGCCATGTCCCAGGAGCTGAAGGAGGCCGTGCAGGAGGCCGAGGTGGCCAAGTGTCGAAGAGACTGGGCCTTTCAGGAAAGAGACAAGATTGTtgctgagagagagagcataCG GACTTTATGTGATAATCTGCGCAGAGAGAGAGACCGTGCCGTCAGCGATCTGGCCGATGCCCTGCGTAACCTTGACGACATGAGGAAACAGCGGAATGATGCAGCCAGGGAACTTAAAGAGCTCAA GGAGAGGATGGAGAGCCAGTTGGAGAAGGAGGCGCGTTTTTGCCAGCTAATGGCTCACAGCTCCCATGATTCAGCCATAGACACAGACTCATTAGAATGGGAGACGGAGGTGGTGGAGTTTGAGAAGGATCGG GACGACATGGATTTGAAGGCAATGGGGTTTGATATTGCAGAGGGGGTGAACGATCCATATTTACCAGGGGATTGTGGGATATTTGTGACCAGAGTGGACAAAGGAAGTATCGCGGATGGAAGATTGAG GGTGAATGATTGGCTGCTGAAGATAAATGATGTGGACCTGACTAACAAAGACAGGAAGCAGGTCATCAAAGCCGTACTTAATGGAGGAGGGCTGATCAATATGGTCGTTCGCAGGAGGAAATCTTTAGGAGGAAGACTGGTTACTCCTGTCCACATTAATCTCATCGGACACAAAG ATGCTGGTATCACTCTTGAGGGTGGCGTATACATGGCCGCTATCGCACCGGGCAGCCCAGCTGCCAGAGAGGGATCTCTTACCATCGGAGACCGCCTGATTGCC ATAAATGGGATCGCTCTGGATAACAAATCTCTGAGTGAATGTGAGGCTCTGCTGAGGGGCGGCAGGGACTCGCTCGCTCTCTCCCTCATGAAG ttttttccccAGAGCACGTCAGGGCAGAACATCTTTGAGAGCCTGAGGGAGGCCGAGAAATCCAACGGCAGAATCCACCTGTCAGATATCCATTCTCGAAACAGCAGAAACCTCAAACACAACAGCTCAACTCAGACAGACATTTACAGCGGGGACACGGGCGGCGAGAGAAGGAAGACCAGGACTGACTTGGAGGAGAGCGGATATTCTGAGAGGAAGGTGTTTCCGATCTCCACCTTGCACCCTAACTCTCTCCGTCCCGCTTCAGAGCTGGGACCGGTCCGCTACAGCGGCAGTGCCTTTCAGGAGGTCTGCTACACCCGCTCAGAGTCAGTCGGCCCCGAATGCGTTACACTGGATTCCAGTCTGGAGAAGCAACACAGTGGCGGCACTTGGCCTAAAATGGTGGTGGGTGTTGCAATGACAAGCGACAGCCCGGCGCAACTCTCCATCTACAGGTCGCCCAAGCAAAGAAAGCCCATTGAGGCCGACACCTTCAAAAGGCCAGATACGCCGTCAAAGACAGACTACCATTCGCCTCAACCTTTAAAAGCAGATTCTGCCCCGACACCCCCGACCCCGCCCACACGTAGCGACTCCTTCAAATTCAAGCACAAACATCAGGGCAGCTCCACCTCAGAGTCCACCATCACCGCCATGTCTGTCCACGAACCCAAACAGGAGGACCGCAACGGCAACCTGTACTTCACCGAGGCGGGGCACGAGGGCAAGGTCTTGAGCTCCAGGAAGTCCTGCGAGGAAGACATCGGTCGAATGCGGCCGGAGGAACCGGAAGTGAAGCGTCCTAGGCCCAAATCGGCCCCGGCGCTCAGGCGCAGGATGACTCCTCAGACCATTCCTCTCCAGAGCTTCCAG aGTTATTCAAATGATGGTGACTTTGTGGAGCAGAGGGAGATGCTGCGTTCCTCTCCTAATCGACCTCACAGACACAGCGTGGGTTTTGTGCCTACAGCCTATAATGGAACCCTGCCTCCCA ACTCAGCACATCGAGGACTGGCCCCCTGCTCTGCGGTAACGGCCGTTATGAAGAACCCCGTTTACATGGTGCGCAGTCACAGAGTTCACACTAACAACTGCCCTACTGTCGTCAACCAGATCAATCAGCAGCACACACACCCCAG CCCTCAGCATCAAGGGCATCTGAGTCTGGACCTGAGCCAGAAACGCTCCACAGACTACTCTGACTCGTCCCGTAGCAGCCGGGCCTCACACGGCACCAACTCCCTGCCGTCCAGCGCTAGACTCG GTTCATCAAATAATTTGCAGTATCGCACTGAGAGGATAAAGATTCCCTCCACGCCGCGCTATCCTCGCTCAATGCTGGGATCAGAAAGAG GGTCCCTGTCTCATTCAGAATGCAGCAGTCCCAGTCTCATCACGCCACCCCTGTCTCCTCTCAATCTGGAGACGTCTTCATTTGCCTCAAGCCAGTCTCAGAGCTCAATCTCCACCCTGCCCAGGATCTCCGTCAGCCCCGTACCCACGGGAGAGCGGAGAAAAGACAG ATCTCTGTACCGTAACAGATCCTTTCTGAGAATCCCTCTGGCTGCTAGGCCTAGGTTCTCCTCTCTCAGAAGCTTGAG GCCGTACTTGGAGGAGCCGCGGAATGTCATCGTGCACAAAGGGGCGGAGCCTCTCGGCATCTCCATCGTGAGTGGAGAGAATGGAGGGATCTTTGTCTCCAAGGTGACCGGGGGCAGCATCGCACACCAGGCTGGGCTGGAGTATGGAGACCAGCTACTGGAG tacAATGGGATAAACCTGCGCAATGCCACCGAGCAGCAAGCGCGCCTCATCATTGGCCAGCAGTGTGACACCATCACGATCATGGCCCAGTACAACCCACACATGTATCAGCTCGGCAACCACTCTCGCTCCAG TTCCCGCTTGGAGCCAGTGAGCACTCAGTCCACCCCACAGGGCAGTGGAGCCGCCACCCCAGATAACCACTCCACCATAGACACCCTGAGTGAACAAGATGAAGGCACGCTCACCCCGTCCTCCAAGCAGACAACACCCACCACCAGTCCCAACTGCTTCATCAG GATGTCTTCTGAGAGTTCCAAGAAAGTTCCAGAGCCTCGCTTGGTAACGGTGAGGAAGACTCAGGGGGAGCTGGGCATTCAGCTGTGTGGAGGAAACCTGCGGGGGATCTTTGTGGAGAGGCTGGAAGAGGACAGTCCTGCCAGAGGAGTGGATGGGCTTGTGCCTGGGGACATGATACTTGAG TATGGCACAGTTAGTATGAAGAATAAGACTGTTGAGGAGGCGTACCTGGAAATGCTGAAGCCTGCAGAAACAGTGACGTTCAGAGTCCAGCATCGTCTGGATGAGTTCAACCAGGTGAAGGACACTCCTGGAGATGGATTCTATATCAG AGCACTTTATGACCGATTGGCTGAGACTGAGCTCGACCTCTCTTTTAAGAAAGACGACATCCTCTATGTGGATGACACGCTACCAAATGGCAACTTTGGCACCTGGATGGCCTGGCAACTTGacgaaaatgcacaaaaaattCAAAGGGGGCAGATCCCTAGCAAATATAT GATGGATCAGGAGTTCTACCGCAGACACAGTATGACTGAACTGAAGGACGAGACGGGCTCCAGTAAGACCCTCTCCGCTGCCGCACGCAGATCCTTCTTCCGCAGGAAACAGAAGCACAAACGTAGCAGCTCCAAAGATGGGAAAGATGTTGTAGCCTTGGACGCAATCAGCACAGACTCTATTCCATTCTTAGATG ATTTTGTGAGTCTGGCCTATCAGAGAGTGCAGAAGATTGACTGCACGTCTCCCAGACCGGTGCTGATCCTCGGCCCGCTGGTGGATCCGGTTAAAGACATGCTGGTCAAGGAATCCCCCGAGAAATTCAGCAGATGTGTGCTTG AGGTGATGAAGGCTTCCCAGCAGGCCATCGAGCGCGGGGTAAAAGACTTTCTCTTCATCGACTACAAACGGAGGAGTGGCCATTTTGATGTGACTACTGTTGCCTCCATCAAGGAGATCACAGACAAG GACTGTCACTGTTTGCTTGACATTGCACCTCACGCTATCGAACGGCTTCACAGCGTTCACATTTACCCAATCGTCATTTTCATTCGCTACAAAAACGCAAAGCAGATAAA AGAGCAGAAGGATCCAGTTTATCTGCGGGATAAAGTCTCTCAAAAACATTCCAAGGAGCAGTTTGAGATTGCACAGAAGATAGAGCAGGAGTATAGCAAATTTTTCACAG gtaTTGTTCAAGGAGGCACCTTCCCTTACATTTGCACTCAGATCGTGACTATTGTGGATCAGGAACAGAGCAAAGTTCTGTGGACGCCGCTGGGCTCTCCGTAG